From Chryseobacterium sp. IHB B 17019, one genomic window encodes:
- the nrfD gene encoding NrfD/PsrC family molybdoenzyme membrane anchor subunit — translation MSGHYEAPIREPLIIGHKTYHDITEDIARPIEERAGKLWWISLYAALVLFIYGFGCIAYTIGTGIGAWGLNRTINWGWDITNFVWWVGIGHAGTLISAVLLLFRQRWRMSVNRSAEAMTIFAVVQAAIFPVIHMGRVWVGYWVFPLPNQFGSLWGNFNSPLLWDVFAISTYFSVSTVFWFMGLIPDFAMIRDRAKTPWTKKIYTFLAFGWGGKAKHWQRFEELSLVLAGLATPLVFSVHTTVSFDFATSVIKGWHSTIYPPYFVAGAIFSGFAMVQTLLLVARKVCHLEDYITMYHIEIMNIVIILTGGMVTVAYATEYFIGWYSGSRFEDFTYLSPGAAVGPYWWAFWSLIICNLVVPASFWFKRLRTNIIWTFIVALIINIGMWFERFDIIVINLSRDYLPGSWTMFKPTIIDVGVYLGTIGFFSVLFLLYARTFPVIAQAELKSILKISGETYKAKEGDEHH, via the coding sequence ATGTCAGGACATTACGAAGCTCCGATAAGGGAACCTCTAATTATTGGTCACAAAACTTATCACGATATCACAGAAGATATCGCACGACCTATCGAAGAAAGAGCAGGCAAATTATGGTGGATTTCATTGTATGCAGCCTTAGTTCTATTCATCTATGGATTCGGGTGTATCGCTTATACTATCGGAACAGGTATTGGAGCATGGGGACTTAACAGAACTATTAACTGGGGATGGGATATTACTAACTTCGTATGGTGGGTTGGTATCGGTCACGCCGGAACCCTAATCTCAGCGGTATTATTATTATTTAGACAGAGATGGAGAATGTCTGTAAACAGATCTGCGGAAGCGATGACCATCTTCGCCGTAGTACAGGCAGCGATCTTCCCGGTAATCCACATGGGTAGAGTTTGGGTAGGATATTGGGTTTTCCCTTTACCAAACCAGTTCGGTTCTCTTTGGGGGAACTTCAACTCTCCTCTACTTTGGGACGTATTCGCGATCTCTACGTATTTCTCAGTATCAACAGTATTCTGGTTCATGGGACTAATTCCTGACTTTGCAATGATCAGAGACAGAGCAAAAACTCCTTGGACTAAGAAAATTTATACATTCCTTGCATTCGGTTGGGGTGGTAAAGCAAAACACTGGCAAAGATTCGAAGAACTTTCTTTGGTTCTTGCAGGTTTGGCAACTCCACTTGTATTCTCAGTACACACTACCGTATCTTTTGACTTCGCAACTTCGGTTATTAAAGGATGGCACTCTACAATCTACCCTCCTTACTTCGTTGCCGGTGCGATCTTCTCAGGATTTGCAATGGTACAAACACTATTGTTGGTTGCAAGAAAAGTATGTCACTTAGAAGACTATATTACAATGTATCATATCGAAATCATGAACATCGTAATTATCTTAACAGGTGGTATGGTAACTGTAGCTTATGCAACCGAATATTTCATCGGATGGTATTCCGGATCAAGATTTGAAGACTTTACTTATCTTTCTCCTGGTGCTGCTGTTGGACCTTACTGGTGGGCTTTCTGGTCACTAATTATCTGTAACCTTGTAGTTCCTGCTTCTTTCTGGTTCAAGAGACTAAGAACGAATATTATCTGGACTTTCATTGTTGCATTAATTATCAACATCGGTATGTGGTTTGAGCGTTTTGATATCATCGTTATCAACCTTTCCAGAGACTATTTACCAGGATCTTGGACAATGTTTAAGCCAACGATTATTGATGTGGGTGTATACTTAGGAACAATCGGATTCTTCTCTGTATTATTCTTATTATACGCAAGAACATTCCCTGTAATTGCACAGGCCGAATTAAAATCGATTTTGAAAATCTCAGGTGAAACTTATAAAGCAAAAGAAGGAGATGAGCACCACTAA
- a CDS encoding DUF3341 domain-containing protein: protein MSTTKIVYGLYADDDDLMNGVKAFNDKGIAINEVYTPFPVHGLDKALGLKKTRISDAAFLYALYGVTIGATVTWYVMNHDWPQNIGGKPAFDWAHNMPAFVVPMFELMVFCAAHMMSLTFLVRNKMYPGAPAQNPDPRTTDDKFMMEFVTEDVESVKQLLIETGVEEITVKDA from the coding sequence ATGAGCACCACTAAAATTGTATACGGACTTTATGCTGACGACGACGATTTAATGAACGGCGTTAAAGCATTCAACGATAAAGGAATCGCAATAAACGAAGTATATACTCCGTTTCCGGTTCACGGACTAGATAAGGCTTTAGGTTTAAAGAAAACCAGAATCTCTGATGCTGCTTTTCTCTACGCTCTTTATGGTGTTACTATCGGTGCTACTGTAACCTGGTATGTAATGAATCATGACTGGCCACAAAATATCGGTGGTAAACCAGCATTCGATTGGGCACACAATATGCCGGCATTCGTAGTACCAATGTTCGAGCTTATGGTATTCTGTGCCGCTCACATGATGTCATTGACTTTCTTGGTAAGAAACAAAATGTATCCTGGAGCACCTGCACAAAACCCGGATCCGAGAACAACAGATGATAAATTCATGATGGAATTCGTAACGGAGGATGTAGAATCTGTAAAGCAGTTGCTAATAGAAACTGGAGTTGAAGAAATAACTGTTAAAGATGCTTAA
- a CDS encoding c-type cytochrome: MLKMKKNVLRITAVLGLTTVLLNSCGPKENTPLVYFPDMYFPVAYDPLMKAQDAYSDHENEIPAFANNSFATGLSPVEGSVAQNKDGIFEEGLLPKNVDEYNAGYDASKSVTASPLNPANAEKDIERGKMLFDRTCAACHGVGGDGQGPIVQSGAFSGVPNYADRELTVGSVHYVLTNGRNAMGSYAGQLNAGDRWRVAMYVMNAFKKGAAAPAAAAPATTGATPAPAADAKTETTETKK, translated from the coding sequence ATGCTTAAAATGAAAAAGAATGTATTAAGAATTACAGCGGTTTTAGGGTTAACAACAGTTTTACTTAACTCTTGCGGACCGAAAGAAAATACACCATTAGTATATTTCCCTGATATGTATTTCCCGGTAGCTTATGATCCATTGATGAAAGCTCAGGATGCATATTCAGATCACGAAAACGAAATTCCTGCTTTTGCTAACAACAGTTTTGCAACAGGTCTTTCCCCTGTAGAAGGATCAGTAGCTCAAAATAAAGACGGTATTTTCGAAGAAGGATTACTTCCGAAAAATGTAGACGAATACAATGCAGGATATGATGCATCAAAATCAGTAACAGCTTCACCTTTAAATCCGGCTAACGCTGAAAAGGATATTGAAAGAGGAAAAATGTTATTCGATCGTACATGTGCTGCTTGTCACGGTGTAGGAGGAGATGGACAAGGACCAATTGTACAGTCAGGAGCTTTCTCAGGTGTACCGAATTATGCTGATAGAGAACTTACTGTAGGATCTGTTCATTATGTATTAACAAACGGTAGAAACGCGATGGGATCTTATGCGGGACAACTTAACGCTGGAGACAGATGGAGAGTTGCCATGTATGTAATGAACGCATTCAAGAAAGGAGCGGCGGCACCTGCTGCAGCTGCACCGGCAACAACAGGAGCAACACCTGCACCAGCAGCGGATGCAAAGACAGAAACTACCGAAACTAAAAAATAA
- a CDS encoding CPBP family intramembrane glutamic endopeptidase, giving the protein MFLLQLKNDFVNFISFIKRPNDFQLEIPARRKFSMIFNFLIIETIFTFLVVFPILFLVKKLISTKSLNPDDLNIPDTLLFRFLLAVVAAPIAEELLLRYPLRYNILFSKLITREKWNRIFPFLVYFLSSIFGLLHLTNYANDSWKFYALLPLILISQICGGFILSYIRIRLNIFYSILYHCIWNASFAIVLPFLTITFNDPYTYSGKHYDIKIQEQAFFNENKPKTLKLNEAGEKIYTLDAQQYQLQKISDTIYGKGKYIADEEAWINISFKSERGVTKEEFRKILQEEYTIEKPIE; this is encoded by the coding sequence ATGTTCCTATTACAATTAAAAAACGATTTCGTTAATTTTATTTCTTTTATTAAAAGACCAAATGATTTTCAGCTAGAGATTCCAGCAAGAAGGAAATTTTCAATGATTTTTAATTTTTTGATTATTGAGACAATATTTACTTTTTTGGTTGTCTTTCCGATACTATTTCTTGTTAAAAAACTAATTTCGACTAAAAGTTTAAATCCAGATGATCTCAATATCCCCGACACCTTATTATTTAGATTTCTCTTAGCTGTTGTAGCAGCTCCTATTGCAGAGGAGTTACTTTTAAGATATCCTCTGAGGTATAATATTCTTTTTTCAAAATTAATAACGCGTGAAAAATGGAACAGAATTTTTCCATTTCTAGTGTATTTTCTTTCCTCAATATTTGGATTACTGCATTTGACTAATTATGCTAATGATTCCTGGAAGTTTTATGCGTTATTACCATTAATTCTAATCTCACAAATATGTGGTGGCTTTATTCTCAGCTATATCAGAATTAGATTAAATATTTTTTACAGCATATTGTACCACTGCATTTGGAATGCTTCGTTTGCCATTGTACTACCGTTTTTAACTATTACTTTTAATGATCCATATACATATTCAGGGAAGCATTATGATATCAAAATCCAAGAACAAGCCTTCTTTAATGAAAACAAACCTAAAACTTTAAAATTAAATGAAGCAGGTGAGAAAATTTATACATTAGATGCACAGCAGTATCAGCTGCAAAAAATCTCAGATACAATCTATGGAAAAGGGAAATACATAGCTGATGAAGAGGCTTGGATAAATATAAGTTTTAAATCTGAAAGAGGTGTTACCAAAGAAGAATTCAGGAAAATTTTACAAGAAGAATATACAATAGAAAAACCCATAGAATAA